From the genome of Novosphingobium sp. TH158, one region includes:
- the glf gene encoding UDP-galactopyranose mutase encodes MLRDVPQTLIAANSAATESPAKPLLICLSHLRWNFVFQRPQHLMTRLARHVDVLYWEEPLIVEEDEATVRLTSDPSGVTIATPLLPDHIAEARRPEVIRALFNRTLAGKPGPMVRWFYTPMMLPIAQHLNAAVTVYDCMDELSAFRFAPPELPRLESELMGLADIVFTGGYSLYEAKQRQHPNVHPFPSSVDVPHFAAARNVDCTGQPTIGFYGVIDERFDADLLAQVADLRPGIRFEVVGPTAKIDPARLPQRSNIAWLPAVEYADLPERLGRWHAAMMPFAINESTRFISPTKTPEYLAGGKPVISTPIRDVERHWGNVPGVIIASGAANFAAACDDALALAQQPEEWIGEVDRALARISWDRTFHEMHGHIQSRLVSSQSMASLRKRSKPRYDFLVVGAGFAGAVMAERLAADAGKRVMVIDTRPHIAGNAYDERNAAGLLVHRYGPHLFHTNSDDIFAYLSRFTEWRPYEHRVLADLGERGRVPMPINRTTLNLLFDAGLTCDEDASAFLAQRGEPCPAIETSEDVVVSAIGRELYEMFFRGYTRKQWGLDPSELDKSVTARVPVRTNCDDRYFTDRHQAMPLNGYTAMFERMLDHPLIDVLTGVSYAEACSLVQFDRLVWTGAIDEYFGTCFGKLPYRSLRFEHETLPVEQFQPVGTVNYPAESVPYTRITEFKHFTGEQAPVTSVVYEYPCAEGEPYYPVPRPQNQELFARYDRLARASDTIFVGRLATYRYYNMDQVVGQALATYRRLLPELGDRLTTSKVG; translated from the coding sequence ATGCTGCGAGACGTTCCGCAGACGCTGATTGCCGCCAACTCCGCAGCGACTGAATCACCCGCCAAGCCCTTGCTGATATGCCTTTCGCACCTGCGCTGGAACTTTGTCTTCCAGCGCCCGCAGCACCTGATGACCCGCCTCGCGCGGCATGTCGACGTGCTCTACTGGGAGGAGCCGCTGATCGTCGAGGAGGACGAGGCCACGGTCCGTCTGACCAGCGATCCCAGCGGCGTCACCATCGCCACGCCCCTGCTGCCCGACCATATCGCCGAGGCCCGGCGGCCGGAAGTGATCCGCGCCCTGTTCAACCGCACGCTTGCCGGCAAGCCCGGTCCGATGGTGCGCTGGTTTTATACGCCGATGATGCTGCCGATTGCCCAGCACCTCAATGCGGCAGTGACTGTCTATGACTGCATGGACGAGCTTTCGGCCTTCCGCTTCGCCCCGCCCGAACTGCCCCGGTTGGAAAGCGAGCTGATGGGGCTGGCCGATATCGTCTTCACCGGCGGCTATAGCCTTTACGAAGCCAAGCAGCGCCAGCATCCGAACGTCCATCCGTTCCCGTCCAGCGTCGATGTTCCGCACTTCGCCGCGGCGCGGAATGTCGATTGCACCGGGCAGCCGACCATCGGCTTCTACGGGGTGATCGACGAGCGTTTCGATGCTGACCTGCTGGCGCAGGTTGCCGACCTGCGGCCCGGCATCCGCTTCGAAGTTGTCGGGCCGACTGCCAAGATCGATCCCGCCAGGCTTCCGCAGCGGAGCAACATCGCCTGGCTGCCTGCCGTCGAATATGCGGACCTGCCCGAACGCCTTGGGCGCTGGCACGCGGCGATGATGCCCTTCGCGATCAATGAATCGACCCGCTTCATCAGCCCGACCAAGACGCCGGAATATCTTGCCGGCGGCAAACCGGTGATCTCGACCCCGATCCGCGATGTCGAGCGGCACTGGGGCAATGTGCCGGGCGTCATCATCGCGTCGGGGGCGGCCAACTTTGCCGCCGCCTGCGATGATGCCCTTGCCCTGGCACAGCAGCCGGAAGAATGGATTGGTGAGGTCGACCGCGCGCTGGCGAGGATTTCGTGGGACCGCACCTTCCACGAGATGCATGGCCATATCCAGTCGCGCCTTGTTTCCTCGCAATCGATGGCGTCGCTGCGCAAGCGCTCGAAGCCGCGATACGATTTCCTTGTCGTCGGTGCCGGTTTCGCCGGGGCCGTGATGGCAGAGCGGCTTGCCGCCGATGCCGGCAAGCGGGTGATGGTGATCGACACCCGCCCGCACATCGCCGGCAATGCCTATGACGAGCGCAACGCCGCCGGACTGCTGGTGCACCGCTATGGCCCGCACCTGTTCCACACCAACAGCGACGATATCTTCGCCTATCTCTCGCGCTTCACCGAATGGCGGCCGTATGAGCATCGCGTGCTGGCGGACCTTGGCGAGCGGGGCCGGGTGCCGATGCCGATCAATCGCACCACGTTGAACCTGCTGTTCGATGCCGGGCTGACCTGCGACGAGGATGCCAGCGCCTTCCTTGCCCAGCGGGGCGAGCCTTGCCCTGCCATCGAGACGTCGGAAGATGTCGTGGTCTCCGCCATCGGGCGCGAGCTCTACGAGATGTTCTTCCGGGGCTACACCCGCAAGCAATGGGGACTGGACCCGTCGGAGCTCGACAAATCGGTGACGGCGCGCGTGCCGGTGCGGACGAATTGCGACGACCGCTATTTCACCGATCGCCACCAGGCCATGCCGCTCAACGGGTACACGGCCATGTTCGAACGGATGCTCGACCATCCGCTGATCGATGTGCTGACCGGCGTTTCCTATGCCGAGGCATGCAGCCTGGTGCAGTTCGACCGCCTCGTGTGGACAGGCGCCATCGACGAGTATTTCGGCACCTGTTTCGGCAAGCTGCCATACCGTTCGCTGCGCTTTGAGCACGAGACGCTGCCGGTGGAACAGTTCCAGCCGGTGGGGACGGTGAACTATCCGGCAGAAAGCGTGCCCTATACGCGGATAACGGAGTTCAAGCACTTCACCGGCGAACAGGCCCCGGTGACCAGCGTGGTCTATGAATATCCCTGCGCCGAAGGGGAGCCCTACTACCCCGTTCCGCGTCCGCAGAACCAGGAACTGTTCGCGCGCTACGACCGGCTGGCCCGGGCCAGCGACACGATCTTCGTGGGACGCCTGGCGACCTACCGGTACTACAACATGGACCAGGTTGTGGGGCAGGCACTTGCCACCTACCGCCGCCTTCTGCCGGAACTGGGAGACAGGCTGACCACGTCCAAGGTCGGCTGA
- a CDS encoding acyltransferase, translating to MQATSFRPAGAGAERLHGLDALRGIAAMAVVVMHASVLFPGFPDLFPRGYLAVDFFFMLSGYVMARTYEARLANGMPARRFFIARYKRLWPTMALGGVLFIPFLAEGTRGEDLVLWKVALVNLVLLPNPWAGNYFALNVPGWSIFFELVANAAHALLWKARTWLLGLLAGVSMVGLAKAAHAFGHLDLGSRNGELWAGLARVATAYTMGVLTWRLWGERRLDPLTALPALVAMPLWFAVADKIDGTNWLWDIAFVAFVALPVLLGGLAMTGAQAISRWAGELSFPIYAIHYPLLYWFRAAGLPAPAAIAGCVVAAWLLVLVQQNWRTALGRPAKGAT from the coding sequence GTGCAAGCGACTTCATTCCGTCCTGCCGGCGCGGGGGCCGAACGGCTGCATGGGCTGGATGCCCTGCGCGGAATTGCGGCAATGGCCGTGGTCGTGATGCACGCCAGTGTGCTGTTTCCCGGTTTCCCCGACCTGTTCCCGCGCGGTTACCTGGCGGTCGATTTCTTCTTCATGCTTTCGGGCTATGTCATGGCCCGCACCTATGAGGCACGGCTGGCAAACGGCATGCCGGCGCGGCGGTTCTTCATCGCACGCTACAAGCGCCTGTGGCCGACGATGGCGCTGGGCGGCGTGCTGTTCATCCCTTTCCTTGCCGAAGGTACTCGCGGGGAAGACCTTGTCCTGTGGAAGGTCGCGCTGGTGAACCTGGTGCTGCTGCCGAACCCCTGGGCCGGCAACTATTTCGCGCTGAACGTTCCGGGCTGGTCGATCTTCTTCGAACTGGTCGCCAATGCCGCCCATGCCTTGTTGTGGAAGGCGCGAACATGGCTGCTCGGGCTGCTGGCCGGCGTTTCGATGGTCGGACTGGCAAAGGCTGCCCACGCCTTCGGCCATCTCGATCTCGGTTCGCGCAATGGAGAGCTTTGGGCCGGACTGGCCCGCGTGGCGACCGCCTATACCATGGGCGTACTCACCTGGCGGCTCTGGGGGGAACGCAGGCTGGATCCGCTCACCGCCCTGCCGGCACTGGTCGCGATGCCCCTGTGGTTCGCCGTTGCCGACAAGATCGATGGCACCAACTGGCTGTGGGACATCGCCTTTGTCGCATTCGTTGCCTTGCCGGTCCTTCTGGGAGGCCTGGCCATGACCGGTGCGCAGGCCATCTCGCGATGGGCCGGAGAGCTCTCGTTCCCGATCTACGCCATCCACTACCCGCTGCTTTACTGGTTCCGGGCGGCCGGACTTCCCGCACCTGCGGCAATTGCCGGCTGTGTCGTCGCAGCATGGCTGCTCGTGCTGGTCCAGCAGAACTGGCGAACGGCCCTTGGCCGGCCGGCGAAGGGCGCGACATGA
- a CDS encoding DMT family transporter, whose amino-acid sequence MMLSGTSLGIALAVVSAFATAFSHAYLKAGEDKLAVQAWIRLTGLAVFLPIALAFGSPPAGLMPWIVGAALVHALYQWALIHSYRLSDFSIAYPLARGTAPLFTLLFGVLVLGDRPEWEVALGVLILCAGILTLVRHGSISLKGALVAGATGLLTTAYSIIDAKGVRLADTAMHFIAWFYVADAFAMPALLMARDGGNMGPALRREVATGLKAGLLALAAFVPALFAFDLAPVGAVAALRETSVLIGLVLGGAMLKEALDLRRGIGALMILAGGVMVAWWSAT is encoded by the coding sequence ATGATGCTCAGCGGAACGAGCCTCGGCATAGCCCTTGCCGTCGTCTCGGCCTTCGCGACCGCCTTCTCGCACGCCTATCTCAAGGCCGGGGAGGACAAGCTGGCCGTGCAGGCGTGGATCCGCCTCACCGGCCTTGCCGTGTTTCTGCCGATTGCCCTTGCCTTCGGCTCGCCTCCCGCCGGTCTGATGCCGTGGATCGTAGGGGCAGCGCTGGTCCACGCGCTTTACCAATGGGCGCTGATCCATTCGTACCGGCTGAGCGACTTTTCCATCGCCTATCCCCTGGCGCGCGGGACGGCACCGCTCTTCACCCTGCTGTTCGGCGTGCTGGTGCTGGGCGACCGGCCGGAATGGGAAGTGGCGCTCGGCGTGCTGATCCTTTGCGCCGGTATCCTCACGCTGGTGCGCCATGGTTCGATCAGCCTGAAGGGGGCGCTTGTCGCGGGGGCGACCGGGCTGCTGACCACCGCCTATTCGATCATCGATGCCAAGGGCGTGCGACTGGCCGATACGGCGATGCATTTCATCGCCTGGTTCTATGTCGCGGATGCCTTTGCCATGCCCGCCCTGCTGATGGCGCGCGATGGCGGGAACATGGGCCCTGCCCTGCGCCGCGAAGTGGCGACCGGCCTGAAGGCTGGCCTGCTCGCTCTCGCCGCTTTCGTCCCGGCACTGTTCGCATTCGATCTCGCCCCGGTGGGCGCCGTTGCCGCCCTGCGTGAAACTTCGGTGCTGATCGGGCTTGTGCTTGGCGGCGCGATGCTCAAGGAAGCGCTCGACCTGCGCCGGGGCATCGGCGCGCTTATGATCCTTGCCGGCGGCGTCATGGTGGCGTGGTGGTCGGCAACCTAG
- the ribH gene encoding 6,7-dimethyl-8-ribityllumazine synthase, producing MAKFLIVEARFYDHLNDMLVAGASAALKSAGHKVDVITVPGALEVPGAIALADQSGEYDGYVGIGVVIRGETYHFEIVAGESARGIMALTMDGMAIGNGILTVENEAQALVRADPAQKDKGGEAAKAAMALLALREKFGA from the coding sequence ATGGCCAAGTTCCTGATAGTCGAAGCCCGGTTCTACGATCACCTGAACGACATGCTCGTCGCCGGGGCAAGTGCAGCACTGAAGTCTGCCGGCCACAAGGTTGACGTGATCACCGTGCCCGGCGCGCTCGAAGTGCCCGGCGCCATCGCCCTTGCCGACCAGTCCGGCGAATACGACGGTTATGTCGGCATCGGCGTGGTCATCCGGGGCGAGACCTACCACTTCGAGATCGTCGCCGGTGAAAGCGCGCGCGGCATCATGGCCCTGACGATGGACGGCATGGCGATCGGCAACGGCATCCTTACGGTCGAGAACGAAGCCCAGGCGCTTGTCCGTGCCGACCCGGCGCAGAAGGACAAGGGCGGTGAAGCCGCCAAGGCGGCCATGGCGTTGCTTGCCCTGCGCGAGAAATTCGGTGCCTGA
- a CDS encoding aldo/keto reductase, which produces MPEAHPGLGGLPLVLGGNAFGWTIDRDASFAVLDAFYEAGGRSIDTAEGYSNWVPGNKGGESEAIIGEWMESRGVRPAMKIATKTGQAGPAGAYAPEKVIAACNGSLERLRTDWIDLYYVHRDDLVTPPSDVADGFGSLAAAGKVRELATSNTTAERLCAFNEAARAKGYTPFTVIQPGYNLVWRSDYEPELEALALREGMAVLPYYGLAAGFLTGKYTSEADFGPGWRPQNASQFASDAAWAALPVLNAVAEEAGATMGQVALAWLASRPGVWAPIASATSAAQVRDLCAYASVQLSDRQLARLNAVSVDA; this is translated from the coding sequence GTGCCTGAAGCGCACCCGGGCCTCGGTGGATTGCCGCTCGTGCTGGGCGGCAATGCCTTTGGCTGGACGATTGATCGCGACGCCAGTTTCGCCGTGCTTGATGCCTTTTACGAAGCAGGCGGACGTTCGATCGACACGGCAGAGGGCTATTCCAACTGGGTGCCCGGCAACAAGGGCGGCGAGAGCGAGGCAATCATTGGCGAGTGGATGGAAAGCCGCGGTGTCCGCCCCGCCATGAAGATCGCGACCAAGACCGGGCAGGCCGGCCCCGCCGGTGCCTATGCCCCGGAAAAGGTGATTGCTGCCTGCAACGGCTCGCTGGAGCGCCTGCGCACGGACTGGATCGACCTCTACTACGTGCACCGCGACGATCTGGTGACGCCGCCTTCTGATGTTGCCGACGGCTTCGGATCGCTCGCCGCTGCGGGCAAGGTGCGCGAACTGGCCACCTCGAACACCACGGCAGAGCGGCTCTGCGCCTTCAATGAAGCGGCACGGGCCAAGGGATACACGCCATTCACCGTGATCCAGCCGGGGTACAACCTCGTCTGGCGCAGCGATTACGAGCCGGAACTGGAAGCCCTGGCGCTGCGCGAAGGCATGGCGGTGCTGCCATACTACGGGCTGGCCGCGGGCTTCCTGACCGGCAAATACACGTCGGAAGCCGATTTCGGACCTGGCTGGCGCCCTCAGAATGCAAGCCAGTTCGCCAGCGATGCCGCCTGGGCAGCGCTCCCGGTGCTCAATGCCGTGGCGGAAGAAGCGGGCGCCACCATGGGCCAGGTTGCCCTTGCATGGCTGGCCTCGCGGCCCGGAGTTTGGGCGCCGATCGCCAGCGCGACGAGTGCGGCGCAGGTGCGCGATCTGTGCGCCTATGCGTCCGTCCAGCTGAGCGACCGGCAATTGGCCCGGCTCAACGCTGTCAGCGTCGACGCCTGA
- a CDS encoding M13 family metallopeptidase yields the protein MNRNGLAAALLLGVATIAFGPVACTKGADESALHSVGTALGIDTAAMDKTVKPGDDFYLYANGSWMKNTQIPDDKSNIGGFTIARDQTEQQLAQLIDTILEGDPAPDSDAGRIKALYASYLDTKAIETAGLEPLKPDFERFNAITDVKSLSRVLGEQVRADVDPLNATNFKTENLFGLFVTQALSGSEVMPYLLQGGLGMPEREYYLATSPKMADLRAKYRTYVSGVFERAGMADPAARAERVIALETKIAQAHATREQSEDFQNSADEWAREDFARKAPGIDWDAFLAAANLGQQKRFAAYHAGAITRLSALVAKEPVESWKDWLVFHQINSHAEVLPERFDSWAFEFYGKALQGTKVQRAREKRALSVVNAYLGDALGKLYVEKYFPPAAKAEIDGMVTEIKGAFARRIEALDWMAPTTKTEAIEKVRTIEVGVGYPTTWKDYTGYNLKPATAYANVVAGEKIRTAQQLAKIGKPMDRREWWMNAQLVNAVNLPVQNALNFPAAILQRPFFDPKADAAFNYGAIGAVIGHEISHSFDNNGAAFDSTGKLRNWWTAKDLSRFDAAGKALAEQYDKYKPFDDLSVNGKLTLGENIADVAGLAAAFDAYRASLKGKQAPVIEGYTGDQRFFIAYAQSWATKMREETLRGRIATDGHAPGMYRALTVRNLDAWYRAFDVQPGEKLYLPPERRVKVW from the coding sequence ATGAATCGAAACGGTCTTGCCGCTGCCCTGCTGCTGGGTGTTGCCACCATCGCTTTTGGACCGGTTGCCTGCACGAAGGGGGCGGACGAAAGCGCACTGCATTCCGTCGGCACTGCGCTCGGCATCGATACCGCCGCCATGGACAAGACGGTGAAGCCGGGTGACGACTTCTACCTCTATGCCAACGGCAGCTGGATGAAGAACACGCAGATCCCGGACGACAAGTCCAACATCGGCGGCTTCACCATCGCCCGCGACCAGACCGAACAGCAGCTTGCCCAGCTGATCGATACGATCCTGGAGGGGGATCCGGCTCCCGACAGCGACGCCGGGCGGATCAAGGCGCTCTATGCCTCCTACCTCGATACCAAGGCCATCGAAACGGCAGGGCTCGAGCCGCTGAAGCCCGATTTCGAGCGCTTCAATGCGATCACCGATGTGAAGAGCCTGTCGCGCGTGCTCGGCGAACAGGTTCGCGCCGATGTCGATCCGCTGAATGCGACCAATTTCAAGACCGAGAACCTGTTCGGCCTGTTCGTCACTCAGGCGCTGAGCGGCAGCGAGGTGATGCCCTATCTGCTGCAAGGCGGCCTGGGTATGCCGGAGCGGGAATACTACCTCGCGACATCGCCCAAGATGGCGGACCTGCGGGCCAAATACCGCACCTATGTGTCGGGGGTATTCGAACGGGCGGGCATGGCCGATCCGGCAGCTCGGGCAGAGCGGGTGATCGCGCTGGAAACGAAGATTGCCCAGGCCCACGCCACGCGGGAACAGAGCGAGGATTTCCAGAACTCTGCCGATGAATGGGCGCGCGAGGATTTTGCCCGCAAGGCCCCGGGCATCGATTGGGATGCTTTCCTTGCGGCCGCGAACCTTGGACAGCAGAAGCGCTTTGCCGCCTATCATGCTGGGGCGATCACGCGGCTTTCCGCTCTTGTAGCGAAAGAACCGGTCGAGTCCTGGAAGGACTGGCTGGTGTTCCACCAGATCAACAGCCACGCCGAAGTCTTGCCGGAACGCTTCGACAGCTGGGCTTTCGAGTTCTACGGCAAGGCCCTGCAAGGCACGAAAGTGCAACGCGCTCGGGAAAAGCGGGCGCTTTCCGTGGTCAATGCCTACCTCGGCGATGCGCTGGGCAAGCTCTATGTCGAGAAGTATTTCCCGCCAGCGGCCAAGGCGGAAATCGATGGCATGGTCACCGAGATCAAGGGCGCGTTCGCGCGCCGGATCGAGGCTCTGGACTGGATGGCGCCGACCACCAAGACCGAAGCGATCGAAAAGGTCCGAACCATCGAGGTGGGGGTCGGCTATCCGACCACGTGGAAGGACTATACCGGCTATAACCTCAAGCCCGCGACGGCCTACGCCAATGTAGTGGCTGGCGAGAAGATCCGCACGGCGCAGCAGCTCGCCAAGATCGGCAAGCCGATGGACCGGCGCGAATGGTGGATGAACGCGCAGCTGGTCAACGCCGTGAACCTGCCGGTGCAGAATGCGCTGAATTTCCCCGCCGCCATCCTGCAGCGCCCGTTCTTCGATCCAAAGGCCGATGCCGCGTTCAATTACGGGGCTATCGGTGCGGTGATCGGGCACGAGATCAGCCACAGCTTCGACAACAACGGCGCGGCCTTCGATTCGACCGGCAAGCTGCGCAACTGGTGGACCGCGAAGGATCTGTCGCGCTTCGACGCGGCGGGCAAGGCGCTGGCCGAGCAGTACGACAAGTACAAGCCGTTCGATGACCTGAGCGTCAATGGCAAGCTGACCCTTGGCGAGAACATCGCGGACGTTGCCGGGCTGGCAGCGGCATTCGATGCCTATCGCGCATCGCTCAAGGGCAAGCAGGCTCCGGTGATCGAAGGCTATACCGGCGATCAGCGGTTCTTCATCGCCTATGCCCAGTCGTGGGCGACCAAGATGCGCGAAGAGACGCTGCGTGGCCGCATCGCCACCGATGGCCATGCACCCGGAATGTACCGTGCGCTGACCGTGCGCAATCTTGACGCCTGGTACCGCGCTTTCGACGTCCAGCCGGGCGAGAAGCTTTACCTGCCGCCGGAACGGCGCGTGAAGGTCTGGTAG
- a CDS encoding winged helix DNA-binding protein: MANELLSLAEDIERGDKTLAANVSDQPSASNEMLESVARAQYRVRRLRGQFFEDDAALFGEPAWDLLLDLFIADCEGKSVPVTSACIGACVPTTTALRWLAVLESKGLLEREADARDARRVFVNLTDFGRTRMREYIARIAQEGRGDDPRPSFMLGK, translated from the coding sequence ATGGCGAATGAACTGCTGTCTCTTGCAGAGGATATCGAACGCGGCGACAAGACGCTGGCGGCTAACGTTTCGGACCAGCCCTCCGCTTCGAATGAGATGCTTGAATCGGTCGCGCGCGCGCAATACCGGGTGCGGCGCCTGCGCGGCCAGTTCTTCGAAGATGATGCTGCCCTGTTCGGCGAGCCCGCATGGGACTTGCTGTTGGACCTGTTCATCGCCGATTGCGAAGGCAAGTCCGTTCCCGTCACCAGCGCCTGCATCGGCGCTTGCGTACCTACCACCACGGCGCTGCGCTGGCTTGCGGTTCTTGAGTCGAAGGGCCTGCTCGAGCGCGAGGCGGACGCGCGCGACGCCCGGCGGGTCTTCGTGAACCTTACCGACTTCGGGCGCACCCGGATGCGCGAATATATCGCGCGCATAGCGCAAGAAGGGCGCGGTGATGATCCGCGCCCCTCCTTCATGCTCGGAAAATAA
- the eno gene encoding phosphopyruvate hydratase, producing MTAIIDIHGREILDSRGNPTVEVDVLLDDGSFGRAAVPSGASTGAHEAVELRDGDKGRYLGKGVLQAVEAVNGEIAEALLGLDAEDQRDIDHAMIELDGTENKGRLGANAILGTSLAVAKAAANARGLPLYSYIGGVSAHVLPVPMMNIINGGEHADNPIDFQEFMIMPVGAGSLAEAVRWGAEVFHTLKKGLHEKGLATAVGDEGGFAPNLASTRDALDFVMASIEKAGFKAGTDIKLALDCAATEFFKNGKYEISGEGLSLSPVEMADYLAALCNDYPIISIEDGMSEDDFEGWKALTDKIGNKVQLVGDDLFVTNPKRLTMGIGKGLANSLLVKVNQIGSLTETLEAVSIAQRNGYTAVMSHRSGETEDATIADLAVATNCGQIKTGSLARSDRLAKYNQLIRIEEELGNASVYAGAGAFGRLSA from the coding sequence ATGACCGCCATCATTGACATCCACGGTCGCGAAATCCTCGACAGCCGTGGCAACCCCACCGTCGAAGTCGATGTGCTGCTCGATGATGGCAGCTTCGGCCGCGCCGCCGTTCCCTCGGGGGCATCCACCGGCGCTCACGAGGCTGTCGAACTGCGCGATGGCGACAAGGGTCGCTACCTGGGCAAGGGCGTGTTGCAGGCGGTCGAGGCCGTCAATGGTGAGATCGCCGAAGCCCTGCTGGGCCTCGATGCCGAAGACCAGCGCGATATCGACCATGCCATGATCGAACTCGACGGCACCGAGAACAAGGGTCGCCTGGGCGCAAACGCGATCCTCGGCACTTCGCTCGCCGTAGCCAAGGCTGCCGCCAATGCGCGCGGCTTGCCGCTCTATTCCTACATCGGCGGCGTTTCCGCCCATGTCCTGCCGGTGCCGATGATGAACATCATCAACGGCGGCGAACATGCCGACAATCCGATCGACTTCCAGGAATTCATGATCATGCCGGTCGGCGCCGGAAGCCTGGCCGAAGCGGTGCGCTGGGGCGCGGAAGTGTTCCACACGCTGAAGAAGGGCCTCCATGAAAAGGGTCTCGCCACGGCCGTGGGCGATGAAGGCGGCTTTGCGCCCAACCTGGCCAGCACCCGCGACGCGCTCGACTTCGTGATGGCTTCGATCGAAAAGGCCGGTTTCAAGGCCGGCACCGACATCAAGCTGGCGCTCGACTGTGCCGCCACCGAGTTCTTCAAGAACGGCAAGTACGAGATTTCCGGCGAAGGGCTCAGCCTGAGCCCGGTCGAAATGGCCGATTACCTTGCCGCGCTTTGCAATGACTATCCGATCATCTCGATCGAAGACGGCATGAGCGAGGACGATTTCGAAGGCTGGAAGGCGCTGACCGACAAGATCGGCAACAAGGTCCAGCTGGTCGGCGATGACCTGTTCGTGACCAATCCGAAGCGCCTGACCATGGGCATCGGCAAGGGCCTGGCCAATTCGCTGCTGGTCAAGGTGAACCAGATCGGCTCGCTGACCGAAACGCTCGAGGCTGTCTCCATCGCGCAGCGCAACGGCTATACGGCCGTGATGTCGCACCGTTCGGGTGAGACCGAGGATGCGACCATCGCCGATCTCGCGGTTGCCACCAATTGCGGGCAGATCAAGACCGGTTCGCTTGCGCGTTCCGACCGGTTGGCGAAGTATAACCAGCTTATCCGTATCGAGGAAGAGCTGGGCAACGCTTCGGTCTATGCCGGGGCAGGGGCTTTCGGCCGCCTTTCCGCCTGA
- a CDS encoding phage holin family protein: MADAPSDDPLLIDEIRQLGDDARAYATAELAYQKARAAVAAKGVRDVAIFGLAGFVIAVFGLGALVVGLLIALAPLVTAWGATAIVAGGLFAIALVCVVMAKSRWARMKALVADAEPVP; encoded by the coding sequence TTGGCTGACGCGCCCTCCGATGATCCGCTGCTGATCGACGAGATCAGGCAGCTGGGCGATGATGCGCGCGCCTATGCAACGGCGGAACTCGCCTATCAGAAGGCGCGCGCCGCCGTTGCTGCCAAGGGGGTGCGCGACGTCGCGATATTCGGGCTGGCAGGCTTCGTGATTGCCGTCTTCGGCCTGGGCGCGCTCGTTGTCGGCCTGCTGATCGCCCTCGCCCCCCTTGTCACCGCCTGGGGTGCGACGGCAATCGTTGCCGGCGGCCTTTTTGCGATCGCCTTGGTTTGCGTTGTCATGGCGAAGTCACGCTGGGCGCGGATGAAGGCGCTGGTGGCGGATGCGGAGCCCGTTCCATGA
- a CDS encoding DUF4170 domain-containing protein: MQKLHLVMGGRVADPQGLEFTDLEKLDLVGVFDSYAEAEEAWRGRAQRTVDDAEMKYVIVHLHRLLQPELPKA, from the coding sequence ATGCAGAAACTCCATCTCGTGATGGGCGGCCGCGTGGCTGACCCGCAAGGACTTGAATTCACCGATCTTGAAAAGCTCGATCTTGTCGGGGTTTTCGACAGCTATGCCGAGGCTGAGGAAGCCTGGCGCGGGCGCGCGCAGCGCACGGTCGACGATGCGGAAATGAAGTACGTGATCGTCCACCTGCACCGCCTGCTGCAGCCGGAACTGCCCAAGGCTTGA
- the greA gene encoding transcription elongation factor GreA, producing MASVEKLPMLAEGYEKLIAELKALREERPRIVDAIEEARAHGDLSENAEYHAAKERQGQVEASIADLEDRVSRAQIIDPATLSGDKIIFGATVTLLDDDDKPVKYQIVGPYEADAKMGRISYNSPLGRALIGRRVDDEIEVTVPAGDRSYLVQKIEFI from the coding sequence ATGGCAAGTGTCGAAAAGCTGCCGATGCTGGCGGAAGGCTATGAAAAGCTTATCGCCGAGCTGAAGGCGCTGCGCGAAGAGCGCCCCCGGATCGTCGATGCGATCGAGGAAGCGCGTGCGCACGGTGACTTGTCGGAAAACGCCGAGTACCACGCTGCCAAGGAACGCCAAGGCCAGGTCGAGGCAAGCATTGCCGACCTTGAGGACCGGGTGAGCCGCGCCCAGATCATCGATCCCGCGACACTTTCGGGCGACAAGATCATCTTCGGGGCGACCGTTACCCTGCTGGATGACGATGACAAGCCGGTGAAGTACCAGATCGTCGGGCCTTACGAAGCCGACGCGAAGATGGGCCGCATCAGCTACAATTCGCCGCTGGGCCGTGCGCTGATCGGTCGGCGCGTCGATGACGAGATCGAGGTTACGGTGCCTGCGGGCGACCGTTCCTACCTGGTCCAGAAAATCGAATTCATCTGA